The sequence GAACTGTTCGTCCAATGGACAAAGACGCGATCTTAAAATCGGTTAAAAAAACAAATCGTTTAGTAATTCTTGAAGAAGCTTGGCCTGTTGCCAGCCTTTCTTCTGAAATCACATATATTGTTCAGGAACAAGCATTCGATTTCCTTGATGCGCCAATTCAGCGTATCACAACTGCTGATACTCCTGCGCCTTACTCTCCTGTATTGCTTAAAGACTGGTTGCCAAATGCTGGTGATGTAGTAAAAGCAGTAAAGAAAGTAATGTACAAATAAGAAATTCAACAATACTTATAAAACTTCATCAGTCATATTAATTGATGAAGTTTTTTTTTGCCAAATGATAAAAAGAATAATTTTACTCAGCCTATTTTTTGTATTCGCTTTTGTGAATCTTGGAACTGCACAAACAAAAGTGAGTGGAATTGTTTTGGACAAATCAAATCAGCCAGTGCCTTTTGCAAATATTGTTTTCAAAGGTTCTAATACCGGAATCGTTTCTAACGAAGACGGGCGTTTTTATCTGGAATCGCCTAATACTTATACTGCTTTGTTAGTAAGTTCTGCAGGATTTTCAGATAAGGAAGTTCCTTTAGAAAAAGCAGTCAATTACAATTTTAAAATTGTTTTGTTCGAAGAACAAGTGTTGAACGAAGTTGTAATTTATACTGGAAAAACGTCTAAAAAGAATAATCCTGCATTAGATATTTTGAGGAAAATTTGGGAAAGAAAGCGTAAAAACGGGCTTTACCAATTCAACCAATATCAGATGCAAAAGTACGAAAAAGTCGAGTTTGATATGAACACGATTGACAGTGCTTTGATGAAAAACAAGCTTTTCAAAGGAATGGAGTTTATTTTTGATCATGTTGATACTTCTGATGTGACGGGAAAAACATATCTTCCTATTTTCATCAACGAATCGGTTTATGATGTTTACGGCGATAACAAATTAAAGAAAGTAAAAGAAAATCTGACCGGAAATAAAATGTCTGGTTTTAATGGAAATCAGCAGATTTTATCTTTCGTAAAAGATCTTTATTCAGATTATAATATTTACGACAATCACCTTAAATTTTTTGATAAGAGTTTTACGAGTCCGCTTTCAAAAACCGGAATTGATGTTTATAATTATGTTCTAAAAGATAGTGCTTTTGTCGATAAAAAATGGTGCTATAATATTGTTTTTTATCCGAGACGTAAAAACGAATTAACATTCAAAGGCGATTTTTGGGTTAATGACACCACTTTTGCCATCAAGAAAATTAATATGGGCGTTACCAAAAGTGCCAATATTAACTGGGTAAAAGATATTTACATCGAACAAGAATTTGAAGTCGAAAATGATTCTGTCTTCCTTTTGACACGTGATTATATGATGTCTGATTTTGCTCTGAATAAAAAAGAAAAATCAAAGGGAGTTTATGGAAAAAGAACGACTTTATACCGAAATCATAAATTCAATATTCAAAAGCCAGAGAAGTTTTATAAAGAAGAAGTCAACTTTATAGACAATGCTGTTTATGATCGTCCGCCTGAATTTTGGGATGAAAATCGTTTTGAGAAATTAAACAAAGACGAAGCCGGAATTTATAAAATGCTCGATACCTTGCAGACAGTCAAGCGATTTAAGCAATTGTACAGTCTCGTCTCGATATTAGGAAGCGGTTATGTAGAGTTTAAAAACTTTGACTACGGGCCAATTTTCTCCACTTTTGGTTATAATGAAGTCGAAGGTTTAAGGCTTAGAGTTGGAGGACGAACTTATTTTGGACCAAATGATCCATGGCGTATTCAGGCTTATACGGCCTACGGTTTTAATGATAACAAATTCAAGTACGGAGTTTCTGGAAAATGGATGGTTGATAAGAAAAATCGAATCATTATTTCTGGAGGAAACAGGCGCGATATTGAACAAATTGGAGCAAGTTTAACTACGACAAATGATATTTTAGGACGAAGTTTTGCGTCTTCTGCTTTGTTTACAACGAGCAGTAACGGAAAATTGACGAATATTAATTTGAGTAATGTTTCGTTTGAAATTGAAGCCAAAAAGAATTTTATCGTTCAAACTGGTTTTTCATATCGAACTTTGGAATCGGCTTCACCAACATTTAGTTTAGATTATTATTCGACTTTGCCAAGCCCAGAAAATCCTGCCGGAGTTATACAAAGTAAAGTAAGGCAGTCTGAAGCTAATATTCAGTTTGAATATATGCCAAATCGTAAAACTATTGGTTATGGAGTTGAACGAGATTTAGTGGATAGCCCTTTTAGCCATTTCTTTGTGAATTTCAGTTATGGTTTAAAAGGAGTTTTTGAGAGTGATTTTGCATACGAAAAAATTCAGATCTACTATAAACAGCCAATTATTATTGGGCCTTTAGGTAGAACAGATATTATTGTCGAAACAGGAAAAACGTTTGGCACAATTCCGTTAGGCTTGATGAGTGTTGTTCCTGGAAACCAGACATACTGGACTATTGAAAATACTTTTAGTAATTTAAATTTCTACGAATTTGTTACTGATCAATATACCACTTTACAATGGCAACATAATTTTCAAGGAAGATTATTTGCAAGAGTTCCATTTATGAGAAAACTAAATTGGAGAGAATTTATTGGAATTAAAGCGGTTCACGGAACTATTTCGGATGCCAACAGAGCGATTAATGCATCTGGCCAACCTTATAATGCTCCTGAAAATGTTTATTGGGAATATAATGCCGGAATCGGAAATATTTTTAAAGTTTTCCGAATCGATTTTTCTTGGAGAGGGAATTATTTAAACATGCCGGATGCTAATAAATTTGCAGTAAAAGGCTCATTCGGATTCTACTTCTAAAAATGTTTTGTCAGATTTAATAAAAGCGAAAGCTGTTTAATAATCTCGCAAAGACGCCAAGTCGCTAAGTTTTTAATTTCTTTGCGTCTCTGCGCCTTTGCGAGATTCTTTTTATTTAATTTTGAATAAACACTTAAACAACTCATGCAAGAAGCCATCGATTTTCTAACCAATAAAAATCAGATATTTCAGGAAATAATCGAGACATACGGATTGCCTCCAATTCCGAGACGTCCTCAAGGTTTTGAGACTTTGGTGTTGCTAATATTGGAACAGCAAGTTTCTATAGATTCGGCGAAAGCCACATTTTTAAAAATTAAAGCTTATAAAGACTGCAATCCCGAAAACATGGTGATTTTATCTGATGAAGAATTTAGAAGTCTTGGCGTAAGCCGTCAAAAAACAAAATACATTAAAATTTTAGCGGAAGCTGTTTTAAATAAAGATTTAGATATTGAAAGTCTGCCTTCGAAATCGGCAAAGCAAGTTCGGGAAGAGCTAATCAAGCTAAAAGGAATTGGAAATTGGACGATTGATATTTATTTGATGTTTTGTCTGGAAGAACCCGATTTGATTCCGCTTGGAGATATTGCAGTGGTGAATACAATGAAAGAATTGTTCAATATTCACGATAAGCAGGAAATGGAAATTCATGCCGAACAATGGAGTCCGTACCGATCTTATGCAACCTATTTGCTTTGGCACCATTACTTAAAAAAGCGAAATAGAACAATTACTTATTAACTATCTGTTATAGAAAAAGAAAAGTATATTAATTAATGAATAAATTCATAGATTAATATACTTTTTTCATTGTAAAAATAGAATGTTTGGTTACTTTTGCAACCGAAATTATAAGATATAATAAAAAACGAAAATGACCGCAGACAAACTAACGACTTTCGATGTATTAATCGAAATACCAAGAGGAAGCAGAAATAAATACGAGTACGATTTTGAAATCAAAAGAATGCGTTTCGACAGAATGTTATTCTCTTCAATGATGTACCCAGCTGATTATGGATTTATTCCAGAAACTTTAGCACTTGATGGAGATCCTCTTGATGTATTGGTTTTAGTAAATGAACCAACTTTTCCTGGATGTGTTATGGAAGTAAAACCAATTGGTGTTTTCCACATGGCAGACGATAAAGGACCAGATGAAAAAATTATTTGTGTACCAGTTTCAGATCCAATCTGGAATTCATTATCAGATTTATCAGATATCAACCCACACTTAGTAAAAGAAATCGAGCACTTTTTTCAAGTTTACAAAGATCTTGAAAACAAAAAAGTTGATGTTGAAGGATGGGGAGACGTAAAAGAAGCTTACGAAATTATCGCAGAATGCACTAAGCGTTTTGATGACATTGAAAATAAACCAGCAGGATTATTTAGCATTAAATAATTTTAACCTTATTCTATTATAAAAAAAGCAATACTGCCGTCAGGAGTATTGCTTTTTTGTTTAAATTCGTTCAGTTAGATTGTTGACTATTAACCAAAACCAATAAAATATTATGAATGCATTTATGATTTACCTGCCTATTATAATGGCAGTTTTAGGTTTATTTTTCATGGGAATAAAAAGGACGTGGGTTTTAAAACAAGATGCCGGAGACGGTAAAATGAAAGAGATTTCAGATTACATCTACGAAGGGGCCTTAGCCTTCCTAAAAGCCGAATATAAATTATTAACCATATTTGTAATTGTTGCCAGTTTAGCTTTGGCGGGAATTACTTTTATCCCTGGAGTAAAAACACATTTATTAATCGTAGTAGCATTTATTTTTGGTGCATTTTTCTCCGCTTTAGCAGGAAATATGGGAATGAAAATAGCAACTAAAACAAACGTTAGAACTACTCAGGCTGCGCGTACAAGTTTGCCTCAGGCCTTAAAAGTTTCTTTTGGCGGAGGAACCGTAATGGGACTTGGTGTTGCCGGTTTAGCCGTTTTAGGATTAACAGCTTTCTTTATCATTTTCTTTAATTTATTTTCAGGCGGTGTTTGGAAAGATACCGATACCATGACAGTTGTTTTGGAAACTCTGGCAGGATTTTCACTTGGTGCAGAATCAATCGCTTTATTTGCCAGAGTTGGTGGGGGAATTTACACAAAAGCTGCCGATGTTGGAGCTGACTTAGTTGGTAAAGTTGAAGCCGGAATTCCAGAAGATGATCCTCGTAATCCAGCAACAATTGCAGATAATGTTGGAGATAACGTTGGAGACGTTGCAGGTATGGGAGCCGATTTATTTGGGTCTTACGTAGCGACTGTTTTGGCGGCAATGGTTCTTGGAAACTATGTGATAAAAGATATGGGTGGAAGCATCAATGACGCTTTCGGCGGCATTGGACCAATTTTGCTTCCAATGGCAATTGCTGGTTTCGGAATTTTATTTTCGATTATCGGAACAATGTTGGTGAAAATTTCAGATGATAACGCTAAAGAAGCTCAAGTGCAAAAAGCATTAAATATAGGAAACTGGATTTCTATTGCTTTAACAGCTATTGCCTGTTTCTTTTTGGTACAACATATGTTGCCAGAAGTAATGACAATGGAATTTTTTGGAGAAGGATCTCAGCAAATTTCTTCAATGCGTGTTTTCTATGCTACTTTAGTTGGATTAGTTGTGGGTGGAGCAATTTCATCGGTAACAGAATATTATACAGGATTAGGAACAAAACCAGTTATGGCAATTGTTCAAAAATCATCAACAGGAGCGGGAACAAATGTTATTGCAGGTTTGGCAACCGGAATGATTTCTACTTTTCCAACTGTATTGTTGTTCGCAGTAGCAATCTGGATTTCGTATGCTTTAGCAGGATTTTACGGAGTAGCGCTGGCGGCTTCAGCAATGATGGCGACAACGGCAATGCAATTGG comes from Flavobacterium sp. KACC 22761 and encodes:
- a CDS encoding inorganic diphosphatase, yielding MTADKLTTFDVLIEIPRGSRNKYEYDFEIKRMRFDRMLFSSMMYPADYGFIPETLALDGDPLDVLVLVNEPTFPGCVMEVKPIGVFHMADDKGPDEKIICVPVSDPIWNSLSDLSDINPHLVKEIEHFFQVYKDLENKKVDVEGWGDVKEAYEIIAECTKRFDDIENKPAGLFSIK
- a CDS encoding sodium-translocating pyrophosphatase, yielding MNAFMIYLPIIMAVLGLFFMGIKRTWVLKQDAGDGKMKEISDYIYEGALAFLKAEYKLLTIFVIVASLALAGITFIPGVKTHLLIVVAFIFGAFFSALAGNMGMKIATKTNVRTTQAARTSLPQALKVSFGGGTVMGLGVAGLAVLGLTAFFIIFFNLFSGGVWKDTDTMTVVLETLAGFSLGAESIALFARVGGGIYTKAADVGADLVGKVEAGIPEDDPRNPATIADNVGDNVGDVAGMGADLFGSYVATVLAAMVLGNYVIKDMGGSINDAFGGIGPILLPMAIAGFGILFSIIGTMLVKISDDNAKEAQVQKALNIGNWISIALTAIACFFLVQHMLPEVMTMEFFGEGSQQISSMRVFYATLVGLVVGGAISSVTEYYTGLGTKPVMAIVQKSSTGAGTNVIAGLATGMISTFPTVLLFAVAIWISYALAGFYGVALAASAMMATTAMQLAIDAFGPISDNAGGIAEMSELPKEVRTRTDILDSVGNTTAATGKGFAIASAALTSLALFAAYVTFTGIDGINIFKAPVLAMLFVGGMIPVVFSALAMNSVGKAAMDMVYEVRRQFKEIPGIMEGTGKPEYGKCVEISTKAALREMMLPGILTIGFPIAIVLIGKLVYADNNQLIAEMLGGYMAGVTVSGVLWAVFQNNAGGAWDNAKKSFEAGVMINGEMTYKGSDAHKAAVTGDTVGDPFKDTSGPSMNILIKLTCLIGLVVAPILGEGHASGMTEKGSCCVKMEMHAGGASKCGDLSTMTKEECARMCKEKGCTAEETAKCLAHYDANGKYMHQRTDCFDTSKYEKKSLKVELRKENGKTIGTVTKTENGKTTTEVYEGTEEEVKAKIDAVK
- a CDS encoding DUF5686 family protein, producing MIKRIILLSLFFVFAFVNLGTAQTKVSGIVLDKSNQPVPFANIVFKGSNTGIVSNEDGRFYLESPNTYTALLVSSAGFSDKEVPLEKAVNYNFKIVLFEEQVLNEVVIYTGKTSKKNNPALDILRKIWERKRKNGLYQFNQYQMQKYEKVEFDMNTIDSALMKNKLFKGMEFIFDHVDTSDVTGKTYLPIFINESVYDVYGDNKLKKVKENLTGNKMSGFNGNQQILSFVKDLYSDYNIYDNHLKFFDKSFTSPLSKTGIDVYNYVLKDSAFVDKKWCYNIVFYPRRKNELTFKGDFWVNDTTFAIKKINMGVTKSANINWVKDIYIEQEFEVENDSVFLLTRDYMMSDFALNKKEKSKGVYGKRTTLYRNHKFNIQKPEKFYKEEVNFIDNAVYDRPPEFWDENRFEKLNKDEAGIYKMLDTLQTVKRFKQLYSLVSILGSGYVEFKNFDYGPIFSTFGYNEVEGLRLRVGGRTYFGPNDPWRIQAYTAYGFNDNKFKYGVSGKWMVDKKNRIIISGGNRRDIEQIGASLTTTNDILGRSFASSALFTTSSNGKLTNINLSNVSFEIEAKKNFIVQTGFSYRTLESASPTFSLDYYSTLPSPENPAGVIQSKVRQSEANIQFEYMPNRKTIGYGVERDLVDSPFSHFFVNFSYGLKGVFESDFAYEKIQIYYKQPIIIGPLGRTDIIVETGKTFGTIPLGLMSVVPGNQTYWTIENTFSNLNFYEFVTDQYTTLQWQHNFQGRLFARVPFMRKLNWREFIGIKAVHGTISDANRAINASGQPYNAPENVYWEYNAGIGNIFKVFRIDFSWRGNYLNMPDANKFAVKGSFGFYF
- a CDS encoding DNA-3-methyladenine glycosylase 2 family protein, producing the protein MQEAIDFLTNKNQIFQEIIETYGLPPIPRRPQGFETLVLLILEQQVSIDSAKATFLKIKAYKDCNPENMVILSDEEFRSLGVSRQKTKYIKILAEAVLNKDLDIESLPSKSAKQVREELIKLKGIGNWTIDIYLMFCLEEPDLIPLGDIAVVNTMKELFNIHDKQEMEIHAEQWSPYRSYATYLLWHHYLKKRNRTITY